From the Hordeum vulgare subsp. vulgare chromosome 1H, MorexV3_pseudomolecules_assembly, whole genome shotgun sequence genome, the window AGATACAATACGATGCACCAATAAGTTCTAGTAAATGGTAAAGTGTTTGATGATACAATATAGAAATAAGTTTTCCAGGCCCTTAATCTTGTAGCGGTATCTTTGATAGTTCTTGCTTAATTCACACCGGTGGTCCGAACCATTTTCGCCAAGTAACAACAGAAATGACATACAACCTGTCATATAGGTTGTCGAGTAGCCCGAAATAAGCATACCTCCGTCTCTTCATGAAGAGAAGTCCAAAAAACACCATCCAAGCGCCCACCACAAAACCAATAATTGATCCtaaaagaaaatcaatctgagacAAGCCATCTTCAGGCAACCTTTCTGGATCTCCGTTGGTTGGAGGACCTGTAGCAGGACCAGGACATTGCATTGAAACTGGATGTCCACAAAGACCAGGATTGCCAATGTACATAGAAGCTGGGTCATCTGCCTTGAGGGTGTCCAATTGATGCCCCGAGGGTATTCTTCCAGACAGATCATTGTATGACAAGTTTAGATTGCTCAGGTATGTCAAATCTGATAAGCTCTGAGGGATTTCACCACCTAGTTTGTTCCTTGAGAGGTCAAGGGACTCCACTGATCGAAGTTTGCCAATATTATATGGGATATTTCCACTCAACAAGTTTGATGATAAATTCAAACTTATGAGACCAACAAGGGAGCTTAGTTCATTTGGGATCTGTCCAGTCAAATTGTTGCAAGACAAATCAATGCTCATCAGATATACAATATTGTCCCCATACTCAAGCTCTTGCCCTTTCATGACCACTGTGATGCTAacattgatcattcctatatgagCGGAACGATACTCACCATCGTATGCTTCTTCGAAAGGATTATCAAATGTTGTCTCATTGCTACTCAATGCTTTCAAGTTTTCTATATATTGCGGTACGGCCCCAGAAAATTTATTATTGGACAAATCCAGAATTCGAACATTGTGAAGTCCCATTATTTCAACTGGAATGTGACCAGAAAAGTTGTTCGATCTTAACCGTAGCATAATCAAACCTGGCATGGCTTCATTGATCCACCCAGGCAACTCTCCGGTGAATCTATTCTGGGTTAGATCTAGGAAATTAAGACTTGGACATTGTCGTAGAAGCAAAGGAAATCCacttgaaaaactgttgttgctaAGAAGAAGAATAGTGATATTCAAACCGAAAGAACTCGGTGAAATGAATTTTGAAGAGTCATTGCCAGAAGGGTTCTGCTGTTTCATCTCTTCTTGGCCACAATCAGGAAGTTCCTTTGAAAGCAGGTTGTTTGAAAGATCTAAGATCCGCAATTTCCGCATTCGACAAATAGACGTCGGAATAGTCCCGGATATAGCATTGGAAAACAGAACTGCAACTTGCAAATTTTGGGCTCCTAAATCTGCTACAAACCCATTTAAGAAGTTTCTGGATATGTCCAATACCTTAATTGTACCTGGTAACTTGGGTATCAAACCTGTCAGTAGATTTGATTGCATTAAAAGTGTAGTCATTGACATGAATTCGAGATTGAATGATAAGTCTCCGCTAAGTTGGTTCAAGGAGATATCCAACCATGTAGCTTCCGAAAAGGTAGTCCAAAACCAATCTGGGACCCTATCAACTAGACCTGTGTTTGGAATAATAAGTTCACCGATGCTCTTCTGCCATCGAAGCCATTTAGGAAACTTGGGACCCAAATTACAATATGATAACTGTGCTGATTCCAAGTTGAACGGAGGTACCCAATGCGAGCCAATAATAACTTCCAAATAATTCTCAGATAAGTCAATGTACTTTAAATTCATCAAACCAACAAAATGATCTTCTGTCATCACACCGCTCAAGTTGTTGAACGCAAGGTCTAAGTAAGCCAATTTTGTAAGTGTACCAATTTCCACGGGCACTGAACTTCTCAAGTTGTTTTGTTGAAGGTCTAAGTAAGTTAAATTTGCAAGCGCACAATCTCCACAGGCACTGAACCGCTCAATTGGTTGTGACTGACTTCAAGCATGTTTAAGCTGGTTAGGTTTGACACAAATTGTAATGTTGTGCCAATGATGTTGGCACTCTCCAGAATCAACTGTTGCAAATTCTTCCAGGAGCACTTGGGTATCGAGTCTATCACCTCTTTTATGTCCATGCTGATGTTATTGAAGCTGAGATCTAGAGACCTTAGATGACACATATTTTGCAGTGCTCGTGGTATCATTCCATCAACGTTGTTGAATCCAAAGGCAAAATTCTCTAACAAGGTCAAGTTTCCGAGCTTGTTAGCAAACGTGCCTGATAATCCACATTCCACTAACCGCAGGCTCCTGAGGCTAGTTACATTCCATAACCAGTTGGGTGTATCTGGACTGCTGAATTGGTTACCAGTGAGGTCAATCACTTCAAGAAGTGTAAGGTTGTGGTGTACAAACGAGGATGGAACATTACTATTAGTAAGTCCACATTGAAACAGAATCAGTACAACCAAATTAGGAAGTGCGCCGACCATATGGACCCAGTCGACGACTTCAGGGAGGCCGACGGAGCCCATGTTAAGATGCTCTAGCGAGCGAAGACGCGTTAACCAAGATATATCCTTTGAGTATTGATAACCGCCAAAAATATTACCTTGTATGTCAAGCTGTACTAGGTTGGAGAGGTTGCCTAACTGAGGAGGCACTAGACCATGAAAATCCGTATTGGAGAGGTTGAGATAAGTCAAACTCTTGATAGAGCCCAAGAACCCCGGCATAGCCTTTGCATCTCCGAGGAGATAGTTCTGGCTAAGGTCGAGATATTTGAGGCGTGTGAGAGCAAGCAAAGAAGGAGATAACTGACCACGCAGTGAGTGGTTCTCAGGGTCATCATCAGATAAGTAATACaccattggaatatcttggtggaGGTCGAGCTTGACGACGTGGCCTGTCCGATGGCTGCAGGTGACGCCACTCCACCGGCAGCAGTCATGCGCACCCTGCTGCCATGAAGCGAGACGATTGTCCGGGTCGCCTGTGATGCCGGCCTTGAAGGAGAGCAGCGCGGCCCTCTCGGCCGGGATGCAGCCCCCGTTGGATGTTCGGCTCGCCTTGAtggcgacggaggaggaggtggcgctgGTGGTGCTGGCTAGGATGATGGTTAGCAAAAGGAAGCTTGCTGCAGCCATTTCGACCCGGAACGGAGGCATGGTGGTCATGGGCATGGCAAGTGTGTGCACAAGAAGAAATCTGCCACAACTTCTAGTTGGGTGATTCGCTAGTTGCGCCAATCAGTTAGAGCATGGTGTGGTCGTGGACTCATGGTAGGGTTTCCACGGGATGAAGAGTCAAATCAAAGTAGAAAAAATTGGCCGGGTGCCGTGTCTTGTAGGGGATACGGGCTACCACAACTTTGGAtgggtgacacacacacacacgcacgcacactAAGTTGGCCCAATCAGCTGCAGCTGTGGCTGTCAGTGCGTCACTCGTCCTAGCTATTAACCGGGGTTCATGTTTCAAGCCGAGCAAATAAGTTTGTGGATGAGTTACGTAAACATTCATATATATGTTGCAATCAGAGCTACTTGAATCAGCACGGCAGTTTGTTCGAGCACGGGAGATGGTTCAGAAGACAAATTCAGATGCTATTCTGAATCCTcgaaaataatagaaaaaaagGGCCAAAAGAATGAAGGCGAGACTTTGGCCTCGACGAGTGAAGCATGCATGTTAGGTGGAGTCATTGGTCCATCCCAgcggaagggggaggaggagctggTGTTGTTGGAATGAGATGGCCGTGCGCTAACGCCGTGGTGTGATGAGACTCATGAGTCATGACCCAGCCTGCCTCTCAAGATTTGGACACCTAATAAGCTCTAATTCAGTTAAGTTTGAAACATTTGGTTTGGGCGCGAAGCAACACGAGCCATCCATCATCCATCCCACGCTTCCCCTTCCTCTGTACCATTTCACGGCGTTCTGATGAAGCGGAAGACGTTGACCAGTCATCAGGCCTTCAGACGACACCTCCCTTCTATTTTGTCGTCCTGGACCGATACCCCCACCTCCCGCTGCGCTGCGTCCCGCCTTGCCCATCAGAAAAAGGAGTAATGCTACACCTACAAAGGCTTACTTAAATATTTTATTACGTATAAACTGATGTGTAGGATTGTGATTGGTAATTGGGGGATGAGGGGCACCACCTCCACTGAAAATCAAGGGGAGAAAATaattagtttgaaaggttaagTACACTTTTGTAAGTCTTTGTAGGTCTAGCATTATTGTCAGAAAAAGGGCAACGGGTTTGTTGCCAAGGTTTGAAAACGACAACACAAATTCATTTCCATTTTTGATAACGATTGTAAATTTCTTATTGATCTGGTAGATTTTTTAGAGGAGCATCGGGGGCTTTCCCCGGCCGAGGACGACCTGCGGCACGACGCTTGGCAGGCGCTCGCTCCGTCTGTTGTGCGTCAGGCTGTCTACAGATGACAGCGGGGGAAGTGTCGCACCGTGATGGAGGGCGACGAGAATACCGGCTACTTCCACGCCCGCGCTTCTTAGCATCATCCGGTTCTCGTCGTCGGAGGCGTGGAGCTCAggaggaagcgctgcggcggtactACTCCGACCTGCTGGGTCGGCCCCCCTCGTAACGTGGGGGTTCGacctagggtgtgtttggtttcagGATGAGGTGGAATCGGACGGGTTGGTTCCATCCCTAGCAGCCATTTTTGTGTTTAGTCGGGTTAGGAATCGAAATTGGGTCATCCGCATGCAGGGAATATTCCCTCCAGATGCTTCACCAAGTGATTCCGCCGATTTGGAGGAACCAACTCGTTATTCGTCCATGAAAGcaaggaaaaaaagaaataaccAAGCAATTCGCACCGCACTCACCCCCGCACCCGAACAAAAGTTTTCGTGGTTATTGTTTTTGTGGTTATTTTTTGGTGGTTATTTTTTGGtggttatttttttcattttcgtgattattttttcattttcgtgattatttttcataaatatttggtatgtgatcatatatttttatttacatGTGTTGAAAATAGAATGAAAATGTTGGTGAAAATTTAAATTATAGGCTTATCAAATGCAAAGAACTCTATTTGTTCACAGATGTAATCTCATCATTTATAGATTTTTCTCATTTCATCTCTCCAACTAAACACCGGGACGAAACCAACCCATGACATTTTTTATCATCAACTGAACACA encodes:
- the LOC123421949 gene encoding receptor-like protein EIX2, translating into MPMTTMPPFRVEMAAASFLLLTIILASTTSATSSSVAIKASRTSNGGCIPAERAALLSFKAGITGDPDNRLASWQQGAHDCCRWSGVTCSHRTGHVVKLDLHQDIPMVYYLSDDDPENHSLRGQLSPSLLALTRLKYLDLSQNYLLGDAKAMPGFLGSIKSLTYLNLSNTDFHGLVPPQLGNLSNLVQLDIQGNIFGGYQYSKDISWLTRLRSLEHLNMGSVGLPEVVDWVHMVGALPNLVVLILFQCGLTNSNVPSSFVHHNLTLLEVIDLTGNQFSSPDTPNWLWNVTSLRSLRLVECGLSGTFANKLGNLTLLENFAFGFNNVDGMIPRALQNMCHLRSLDLSFNNISMDIKEYIDLSENYLEVIIGSHWVPPFNLESAQLSYCNLGPKFPKWLRWQKSIGELIIPNTGLVDRVPDWFWTTFSEATWLDISLNQLSGDLSFNLEFMSMTTLLMQSNLLTGLIPKLPGTIKVLDISRNFLNGFVADLGAQNLQVAVLFSNAISGTIPTSICRMRKLRILDLSNNLLSKELPDCGQEEMKQQNPSGNDSSKFISPSSFGLNITILLLSNNSFSSGFPLLLRQCPSLNFLDLTQNRFTGELPGWINEAMPGLIMLRLRSNNFSGHIPVEIMGLHNVRILDLSNNKFSGAVPQYIENLKALSSNETTFDNPFEEAYDGEYRSAHIGMINVSITVVMKGQELEYGDNIVYLMSIDLSCNNLTGQIPNELSSLVGLISLNLSSNLLSGNIPYNIGKLRSVESLDLSRNKLGGEIPQSLSDLTYLSNLNLSYNDLSGRIPSGHQLDTLKADDPASMYIGNPGLCGHPVSMQCPGPATGPPTNGDPERLPEDGLSQIDFLLGSIIGFVVGAWMVFFGLLFMKRRRYAYFGLLDNLYDRLYVISVVTWRKWFGPPV